The genomic segment TCTTTTAAGGTATACTCAAGGGTAACCAAACAATTGTCTGCAATTTTCATGCTGAATATGATACCTATTTTTCGGCTTTCGGGCAAGGCAAAAATCCGAAATATGGCTGCTATAGGGAAGTTTTAAAAATCGTGCAGAATTTAAATTGCGCCTTCGGTTTCCGTTATTCTGCCGTTTTTGATGAAAAGCGAGCGGGTACAATACCGTTCAACCTCATCCTTATTATGAGAGACAAAGAGGACGGGACAAGCGGCGCGTTCGAGGGTTGCTTTTAAATCTTCTTGCAGGGAATCTTTCAGCTCGTTATCGAGGGCGGAAAACGGTTCGTCCAACATAATCAGCGAAGGAGAGGCTGCGAGGAGGCGTGCGAGGGCAACCCGCTGTTGCTGCCCGCCGGAAAGCTCCTTAGGATAGCGGCTTTCAAAGGGAGTAATGTGCAAAAGCTCCAAAAAATGATCGGCAATCTCTTTTTTGCGGTTCCGGTCTTTTATTCCGCAGCAAATGTTTTCCCGCACTGTCATATACGGAAAGAGCGCATACGACTGGAACATGTAGCCGGCGTTCCGATCCCGTACCGGTACGTTGATTTTCCGTTCGGAATCGAAAAGAACATGCTCGTTTAAGATAATTCTGCCCGAATCGGGCGTTAGAATACCGGCAATGGATTTAAGCGTCATGGATTTTCCGCCGCCCGATTCTCCGAGCAAGCCGACAATTTCGCCCTGCGCCGCGGAAAGGCTAACGTCAAGCGTAAAGCCCTTCATCTTTTTTACAATCGATGCTTCAAGCTTCATACCCGTTTTTCCCTCGAAAACATATTCATAATAAAAAGCGACGCGCAGGAAACGGCGGTAATAACGCCGACCCACACCCACGCCGTGTGCATGTCGCCGCCGGCGGTCGCAAAGTAGATAGCCATCGGAATGGTTTG from the Treponema vincentii F0403 genome contains:
- a CDS encoding sulfate/molybdate ABC transporter ATP-binding protein; this encodes MKLEASIVKKMKGFTLDVSLSAAQGEIVGLLGESGGGKSMTLKSIAGILTPDSGRIILNEHVLFDSERKINVPVRDRNAGYMFQSYALFPYMTVRENICCGIKDRNRKKEIADHFLELLHITPFESRYPKELSGGQQQRVALARLLAASPSLIMLDEPFSALDNELKDSLQEDLKATLERAACPVLFVSHNKDEVERYCTRSLFIKNGRITETEGAI